The Natrinema sp. DC36 genome includes the window GAGCGCTCGCTCGATCCCGCAGGCCCACATCCGCCTGAAAAACGGCGAGTGGGCGAAAAGCGACTATCTCGGCACCGAACTCGACAGCAAGACCCTCGGCGTCGTCGGCCTCGGCCGCGTCGGCCAGGAGGTCGCCAAGAAGCTCGACTCGCTGGGGATGGACATCGTCGCCTACGACCCCTACATCAGCGAGGAGCGCGCCGAGCGCATCGGGGCCGAACTCGTCGAGTTCGATCCGTGCCTCGAGCGAGCCGACGTGCTGACCGTCCACACCCCGCTGACACCGGAGACTGAGGGACTGATCAGCGAGCCCGAACTCGATCAACTCGGCGACGGCTACCTCGTCAACTGCGCCCGCGGCGGCGTCGTCGACGAGGACGCCCTCGCGGCGAAAGTCGAGGACGGCACCCTCGCCGGCGCGGCGATCGACGTCTTCGCCGAGGAGCCCCTACCGGCGGACTCGCCGCTGCTCGAGCACGACGACATCATCGTCACGCCCCACCTCGGGGCCTCGACGGAGGCCGCCCAGGAGAACGTCGCCACCTCGACGGCCGCGCAGGTCAACGCCGCGCTGATCGGCGAACCGGTCGCGAACGCGCTGAACGCGCCGTCGATCGACGAGAGCGCGTTCCCCCGCGTCGAACCCTACATCGAGCTCGCCGAAACCGCCGGCAAGGTCGCGGCACAGTTGCTCGAGGGCCGCATCGAGAACGTGGAAGTCGTCTACGAGGGCGACATCGCCGACGAGGACGTCGAGTTCGTCACCGCGAGCGCGCTCAAGGGCGTCTTCGAACCCCTCGAGTGGCAGGTCAACGCGGTCAACGCGCCCCAGATCGCCGAGGACCGCGGCGTCGACGTCACCGAGTCCAAGACGCGACAGGCCGAGGACTTCCAGAGCCTGATCTCCGTGACCGTCAGCAACGACGACGACGAGGTTTCCGTCGACGGGACGCTCTTCGCCGGCGACGACCCGCGCATCGTCCGCATCGACGGCTACCGCGTCGACGCCATCCCCCACGGCCGGATGGTCATCACGCGAAACACCGACGAGCCCGGCGTCATCGGCCTCATCGGCTCCGTGATGGGCAAACACGGCGTCAACATCGCCGGCATGTTCAACGCCCGCGAGACCATCGGCGGCGAAGCGCTGACCGTCTACAACGTCGACAGCGACGTTCCCGCGGAAGCGAAGGCGGAACTCGAGGAAGACGATCGAGTCATCGGCGTCAGCGACATCACGCTGAACGGCCAGAGCTGAGCGGTCTCGAACGGACGAATCGGTACGGACACGGCGCTCGTTTTCATCTCGATTCGATCGATCGGGTGTCCTCGTCTCGACGGTCCGACTCACACGCCGTGATTACGGAACCGCTTACACGACACCTCGAGCGGGAGATCGTCGAAATCGTCGTCACCACCGACGAGAAGCGTTACGTCCCGTTCGTCGGCGAACGCAACGACGGCCGCGAACCCACCCATCGATCGGACAGTCCGTCCGTTCGTGAGCGCGCTTTATGCCCGTCGAGAGCCTCCTTTTAGGAGGAGGGAACCACTATGACAGCATCGCACCGCGGTACAGCACAGCAGCCGACCGACAGTGCCCTCGAGGACGCCGCGGAGACGAGGTGGGGGATTCGCGAGGGGATCGGACTCTCTCTCGTCTCGATCTTCGGATTGCTACTACTGGTGGTCGGGCTGATGCTGGCCCCGGGACTCATCGCGGCGGCGTCGACGGTCGCCATCACGCTCGGCTTGCTGCTGTCCGCGGTCGCGCTGGTCGTCGTCGGCCGCTGGAGCTGGAACGGTCGGTAGCAGCGATTCGGTCGATTTTTCGTCGCCGTCCGAGAACCGCTCGCGGCAAAAGACCTATCGCTCGGACGAACGATATTCCGAGTATGGACGACGACGTTTCGGTCGACTTCGGCGAGGACGGACTCGTCCCCGCCGTGGCACAGGACGCCGACTCCGGCGAGGTGCTCATGCTCGCGTACGTCTCACCGGAGGCCCTCGAGCGGACCCGCGAGACCGGCCGCGCACACTACTACTCCCGGAGCCGCGAGGAACTCTGGGAGAAGGGTGCGACGAGTGGCCACGTGCAGGATGTCGCAGAAGTCCGTGTCGACTGCGACGCCGACACGCTCCTCTATCTGGTCGATCAGGAGGGCGGCGCGTGTCACACCGGCCATCGGTCGTGTTTCTACCGGACGATCGACGGGGAGAACGTCGGCGAGCAAGTGTTCGATCCCGACGCCGTGTACGAATAGGATGAGCGAACGCGCTCCGCCCTCCGATGCCAGCTCGAGCGTCACAGCAGGGAGCGACGAGGAACCAACCCCGCTCGAGTCCCTCGCAGCCGCACGAAATCGCCTCGAGACGGTCGAGGGCCGCATCGCCGACCATGGAGAGGAAACCGTCGAGGAGGTCGCAACGGCCTACCGCGACGCGACGAAACTACTGGACGACTACGTCGACCGCGCGACCGGGACCGGCAAGGAGAACTTCCAGGCCTACATCGAACTCGAGGGGAAGTTCGACGGGCTCGTCTCGAGTCTCTCCGACGACCTCGTCGCGTACGAGGCCTTCGAGGACTCCCTCGAAGCGATCGACAAGCGCCGGCTCAGCGAGTCGGATTTCGAGCGCGCTCGCGAGGCCCTCGAGCCGGCCGCCGAGTACGCCGACCTGCTCGACAAACGCGAGGCCGCCCGCGAGGAGGTCGCGGAGGCGCGCAAGGCAGCCAACAAGCGCTCACGAGCGCTCGACGACGAAATCACCGAGCGCGAGCGGCTGCTCGAGCTCGCGACCGCCGATCTCGACGCGCCGGTCGATCGGCTCCGGGAGCCGATCGAGCGCTACAACGAGGCCGTCCGCGAGGCCGTACAGGAGTACCGACTCGCGGTCAGCGCGCGCGAGGTGTTCGACCTGCTCGAGCGGAGCGCGTGGTATCCGTTCGTGAACTACGAGCAGCCGCCCGACGACCTGCTGGAGTACGTCCGCGGGAATCAGGCCGGTGAGTACACCATTCCCGAGTTGCTCGAGTA containing:
- the serA gene encoding phosphoglycerate dehydrogenase gives rise to the protein MKVLVTDPIADAGLDVLRDAGHDVETGYELEGDDLLEAVSDANGLIVRSGTEVTEEVLEAAEELAIVGRAGIGVDNIDIDAATDNGVIVANAPEGNVRAAAEHTVAMTFASARSIPQAHIRLKNGEWAKSDYLGTELDSKTLGVVGLGRVGQEVAKKLDSLGMDIVAYDPYISEERAERIGAELVEFDPCLERADVLTVHTPLTPETEGLISEPELDQLGDGYLVNCARGGVVDEDALAAKVEDGTLAGAAIDVFAEEPLPADSPLLEHDDIIVTPHLGASTEAAQENVATSTAAQVNAALIGEPVANALNAPSIDESAFPRVEPYIELAETAGKVAAQLLEGRIENVEVVYEGDIADEDVEFVTASALKGVFEPLEWQVNAVNAPQIAEDRGVDVTESKTRQAEDFQSLISVTVSNDDDEVSVDGTLFAGDDPRIVRIDGYRVDAIPHGRMVITRNTDEPGVIGLIGSVMGKHGVNIAGMFNARETIGGEALTVYNVDSDVPAEAKAELEEDDRVIGVSDITLNGQS
- the hisI gene encoding phosphoribosyl-AMP cyclohydrolase; this encodes MDDDVSVDFGEDGLVPAVAQDADSGEVLMLAYVSPEALERTRETGRAHYYSRSREELWEKGATSGHVQDVAEVRVDCDADTLLYLVDQEGGACHTGHRSCFYRTIDGENVGEQVFDPDAVYE